In Cryptomeria japonica chromosome 1, Sugi_1.0, whole genome shotgun sequence, the sequence CCTCCTGAAGAGCTCAAATTCATGTGCACGCCTGAACCCATTTGCATTGATAACAAGCAGTTCAATGAAGTGGGTTCATCTCCAATAGTCAAGAGGAATACTGATAATCAGAATACCTCAAAAAAAGTGAGAGATAAGGTTGTGGGTTCATCTGAGCTGATGGTTGTGGAAATTCCATCGAATGATCATGTTGTTAATGAGCATAAGGAATTGGAGGCATTTAACAAGAGGGTCGACGATTTTATTGCCGAGTTCAACCGCCAAATTTGTCTAGAGAGGCAGCAAACTTCGTCACGCGGCTACAGGCAGTTTAAGTTGGGCAATATTTTCAGTCTGATTGCCACACCAATTCGCCTCTTGACATACCTTTAGATTGTTCATCTTTTGCATATCATTTAGCATGGATTCTCACAAggcatttcttttagttgatctaCATACATGTCTTATTGATTATGATGTATTGTTATCCTTGCAGCTTATGATCTTCCATCCTCGATAATCTCatgttgttatgtgttatggataggGGTGTGTAGttttttatatagttgttgttttatCATATAtttgtttttccttcctttttaGAGTTGGTTTGTGCTTATCCTTTCCTCTTATATTCACTTATTTCACTCATCCCTTAGCTTCACATCAAACATAATCCTCCTATAGCTTGTGATAGTAATGACCATGCACTTAGTGAGGTTTTATCCCATGTTATTGAGATTACACTCACTTCAAATATTCATGATATTATGACACCTTACAATGATAGTCCTCTTCCATTTCATGATAAGTTTATTTTTATATGTTCATATTATTTCAATAATGCACCTTGTCTTGAATCTAAATATAATGATATGTGTGATAGACCTTGTGTTGAACATCAATATGTGCTTTGCAATGACCATTATTTTACATCTCATGTAATTCTTATGAATGCTCATGATAGTCCTTTACCTAGTAATAAATTTCATGATGATAATATATATTATGATGTAAGCTCAATAGCTTTTCATGTCGATGTTATTCATCCATCGTTGCCTCCTTTTCCATTACACGATGATAATGTTTCTCTTACTTTGTAAATAATACATGATGATTTTTATGATACTATTAATGCATCTTTACATATTAAGTATTTCTTGCTTGGCAATTATGAGGTATTAGACAGTAACATCTTATATGTTTGTGAGTTTTGACTTCATTTGAGTGGTAGTGTGTTATAGTGGTTTGATTAAGTCTTATTCTATTATTTAAAAGTGGCCTCGACACATTATTTGATTCCCCTTTTTTCTAAACATGGTATTCACAAGAGTATTATGGACTTAGTTGAACCTTTTTCATGACGATATTTTGATATTCATCCACTGTCTTCCCTCAATATCCACATAGCTTAGGTATTTTCATATCATTCTATCTCTTCTTATGGATATGCCTACAAATTTATCATATAGTTGGACACACACATTAGATGCTAGCAAGAAGTCAAGATGTTTCATTTTAATTAGTTTTATCGTCTACTATAGTTTATCTCCTCATATACCTGAGATCACATTTAAGGTGCATCTAAGAATTATGATGTTATTCAACAACTTAAAAATAGATAACCACAGATATTTGCTTATGATTTATTTTGTACGTAAATTTAATATAAGGAAACCATGCAAAAAGCCTTCCATTAAAATGCAAGACTATCTCTTGAAAACAAAGATAGTTTTACTTATTACATGTTTTTTAAAATATACTTTGCTGAAAATCTATCAAACAAAATATTTATATATCTCTATACAACTAATGTGCATTATACAAGGTTGTCTTTTGAGAAATACATGTGTAGTCAAATCAAACTTCCCATGTTATACTTTAGGCATCCTCCTTGACATAATATTTCCTTATTTAAAAAAAAGTAAAATCCACTTATATTTATCTCAAACATATAACTAGTCATGTATAAAAATAGTACAATCAAAACTACTTATAACCCTTTCCATGAAGACAAAGGAGGTGTTTCCGAATTGATCCATGTAAAATCTTTGTCATGGTATCGATCTCCATAGACACCATTAGAAGACACCGTgtcttctatttctttcatctcCTCAATTGTCAACTTTACATAAAGAGCGCCAATGTTCTCCTCAAAGTTCTTTACTTTGGTTGTCCCTGGGATTGATGCAACATCATTTCCTTGGTGTTGAATCCAAGCAAGTGCAAGTTGCCCTGGGGTACACCCTTTTCTTGAAGCAATTGATAATAGTGTCTCAAATATAACCTTATTCCTTTCAAGGTTTTCTCCTACATACCTTGGCAAAAACtgtaaaaaagaaatattttttcagAGTTAAAATTGTTAAAATTATATGAAAGCAAATTCGTAATTAAAGTATACAAAATAAAGTTCAAAACTTAACAGATAATAAAACCTGTTAATGTAGAGAAGAAAGAATGATGCAAATACCTTTCTAAAATCTTGATCGTCTAAGTTTTCAACAATCTTTGCCCCAGAGGAGAAGAAACCTCGACCTAAAGGACTATATGCCACAATTCCAATACCAAGCTCCCTACAAATAAAAACTGAAATGTTGAATCACTGAAAATACGACAGTTTGAAAGACAATAAATTGTAGCTTTCAAAAACCCACATACCTGCAAGTAGGAACAATTTCTTCCTCCACATCCCTGCTCCACACAGACCATTCTATTTGAACTGCTGTAATGGGATGAACAGCATGGGCTCTTCGAATTGTGGATGCAGAAGCCTCAGAGAGTCCAATATAttttattttcccctcttcaactaGTTTCTTCATTTCTCCAATCTGCCATAGATACACAATCATCCAAAGTAGGGAACAACAGACACACATTTTATCGAACAGTTTCCATACAGAGAGAAGGGTAAAGTACATACAGTAACTTCTATGGGTGTTTTGGTATCAATTCGATGTTGGTAATAAAGATCAATGCAATCCACATCAAGCCTCTTCAG encodes:
- the LOC131063038 gene encoding probable aldo-keto reductase 2, producing the protein MAVPRVKLGSQGLEVSAQGLGCFGMTAPFGPPKPENEMISLIHHAVSKGITFLDTSDVYGPHTNEILLGKALKGIRDKVQLATKFGVTFTDGKLNIHGDPAYVRACCEASLKRLDVDCIDLYYQHRIDTKTPIEVTIGEMKKLVEEGKIKYIGLSEASASTIRRAHAVHPITAVQIEWSVWSRDVEEEIVPTCRELGIGIVAYSPLGRGFFSSGAKIVENLDDQDFRKFLPRYVGENLERNKVIFETLLSIASRKGCTPGQLALAWIQHQGNDVASIPGTTKVKNFEENIGALYVKLTIEEMKEIEDTVSSNGVYGDRYHDKDFTWINSETPPLSSWKGL